GACCATAATTTGTGAGACAATGCCAGTAACAATTGTTGACGATGTTACTTATGTTGAAGTTGATAATGGAAACAAGGCTTTGGCGATTATGGCATCTAATTTTTATGACAATCCGTCTAAAAATTTAAAACTTGTTGGGGTTACAGGAACAAATGGTAAAACAACCATAAGTAGCTTGTTGTATCAGTTATTTAAGAAAGCAGGTTTTAAAGTGGGGCTTATTTCTACGATAAAAATCATGGTAGATGATACGGAATATAAAACAAGCCATACTACGCCAGATGCTTTAACTATAAATCATCATTTAAAATTGATGAATGATGTAGGGGTTGAGTTTTGTTTTATGGAAGTGAGTTCTCATGGAATCCATCAAAAAAGAACAGAAGGTTTGGCTTTTGAGGGGGCTATTTTCACGAATTTATCTCATGACCATTTAGATTATCATAAAACCTTTGCGGAGTATAGGGATACTAAAAAATTACTTTTTGATAACCTTCCTAAGAAGGCTTTTGTACTTACTAATGTTGATGATAAAAACGGCTTGGTAATGTTGCAGAATACAAAGGCAAGAAAATACACCTATGCGCTAAAAACGTATGCCGATTATAAAGCTCAAATATTAGAGAATCAATTTAATGGACAGTTATTAAAAATTGACGGTAGTGAGGTTTGGTCAAAATTAATAGGAGATTTTAATGCCTATAATATGTTAGCAATTTATGGTACTGCACAATTATTAGGTTTAGAGAAGTTAGAAATATTAAGACTATTAAGTGAGCTAGAAAATGTTGATGGTAGATTTCAATATTTTATATCTAAAGAAAGAATTACGGCAATTGTAGATTATGCGCATACGCCAGATGCACTTAAGAATGTGCTTGATACAATAAATAAATTACGAACGGGAAATGAAAACGTAATAACCGTTGTGGGTTGTGGCGGGGATAGAGATAGGTCTAAACGTCCGGTTATGGGGCATATTGCATCAGAAATGAGTACTACGACAATCTTTACTTCAGATAATCCAAGAACCGAGAATCCAGATGAAATACTCAAAGAGATTGAAGCAGGTGTAGAGGTTCAAAATGTAAGAAAAACACTGACAATCGAGAGTAGGGAGCAAGCAATAAAAACAGCTTGCCAGTTAGCGAATTCTAATGATATTATTTTAATAGCAGGAAAAGGGCATGAAACCTATCAAGAAATAAATGGGGTAAGGGCACATTTTGACGACTATGAAATGGTTCAGAATCTATTGAAGGCATTAAATAAATAAAACAACTAAAATTGCTGTTATGGCGATTATAAACCAAAAGACACGAATTAAAGTATGTTATACTATTTGTTTGAATTTTTAGAAAATAATTATCAGATACCGGGTGCGGGACTTTTTCAGTTTATCACTTTTAGGGCAGCATTAGCGGTTTTAACATCGCTTTTGATTGCTACGGTGTATGGTAAAAAAATAATTCTTTTTCTTCAAAAAAAACAAATAGGAGAGACTGTTCGTGATTTAGGATTAGACGGTCAAAAACAAAAAGCTGGTACGCCTACTATGGGTGGTTTAATTATCATTTTAGCCACTTTAATTCCAGTATTGTTATTTGCTAAATTAGATAATATCTATGTTATTCTTTTAATCGTGACCACCATTTGGATGGGAATTATTGGTTTTATAGATGACTATATTAAAATATTTAAAAAAGATAAAGAGGGGTTACAAGGGAAGTTTAAAATTTTGGGACAAGTAGTTCTGGGGTTAATTGTTGGAACTACGTTGTACTTCCACCCAGAAGTGACTATGAAAGAGCGTAGTCAAAGTGTGATTACTACCGAGTATACTTTAGAAAAAGTAGCAGGAGCAGAGGTTAAATCTGTTAGAACTACAGTTCCTTTCTTTAAGAATAACGAACTTGACTATACCTCATTCATTGGTTGGATGGGAGATGGAGCTAAAGAATACGCGTGGTTAATATTTATTCCAGTAGTAATCATTATTGTAACGGCTGTATCTAACGGTGCTAATTTAACAGATGGTATAGATGGTTTAGCGGCTGGGTCCTCGGCAATAATTGTCCTCACCCTTGGTATTTTTACATGGATTTCAGGGAATATTATATTCTCTAATTATCTCGATATTATGTTTATTCCTAGGGCAGGAGAACTTGTGGTATTTGTTGCTGCATTCGTGGGTGCTTTAGTTGGGTTTTTGTGGTACAATGCATTCCCTGCTCAAGTATTTATGGGAGATACGGGTAGCCTTACAATAGGAGGGGTAATAGCAGTAATTGCAATTATCATCCGTAAAGAATTATTGATCCCTGTGTTATGTGGAATCTTCTTCGCAGAATCTATTTCTGTGATGTTGCAAGTAGGATATTTTAAATATACCAAGAAGAAGTATGGAGAAGGAAAACGTGTTTTTCTAATGGCTCCATTGCACCACCATTATCAAAAGAAAGGCTACCATGAAAGTAAAATCGTGACGCGCTTTTGGATTGTTGGAATTTTACTAGCAGTAATTACTGTTGTAACCTTAAAAGTGCGATAAGATGCAAAGGTTAGTAATTCTTGGAGGAGGAGAAAGTGGCGTAGGGACCGCTATTTTAGCAAAGAAAAAAGGCTATGAAGTTTTTGTTTCTGATAAAGGAATAATTAAAGATAAGTATAGAAAAGTTCTTGAGCATTTTGAAATTGAATGGGAAGACCAACAGCATACAGAAGAAAAAATTCTGAATGCAGATGTGGTGATGAAAAGTCCTGGTATTCCAGATAAAATAGCCTTGATTCAGAAATTGAAGGAAAAGAAAATTCCAGTAATCTCGGAAATAGAATTTGCATCAAAATATACCGATGCAAAAATCATAGGAATTACAGGAAGTAACGGGAAGACCACCACAACAATGTTAGTCAATCATATTTTAAAAAGTGAGGGCTTACATGTGGGAATGGCGGGTAACATTGGAGATAGCTATGCTAAAATGGTAGCAGAGAATGATTTTGAATATTACGTGTTGGAAATTAGCAGTTTTCAATTAGATGGTATTGTAGATTTCAAACCGCATATAGCAATCCTTACCAATATATCGCCAGATCATTTAGATCGGTATGACTATAAGTATGAAAACTATATCGCATCAAAATTTAGAATTGCAGAGAACCAGACAGAAGATGATTATTTCATTTACGATGCTGATGATAAAGACTTAACAGACTGGCTAAAAAAACATCCTGTTAAAGCAAAATTAATGCCCTATTCAATTGAGAGAACAATAGAAGAAGGCGCATTTAGTACAAACAAAGACATAACGATTACAACTAACAACGACACACTGAAAATGAAAACAGATTCTTTATCCTTAGAAGGAAAACACAATCTTAAAAACACAATGGCAGCTTCTACAGCGTCAAAACTTATTGGTATTAGAAAAGAAACTATTCGGAACAGTGTAGCTAATTTTCAAGGTGCTGAGCATCGTTTAGAAAAAGTATTGAAGATTCATCATGTAGAATACATAAATGATTCTAAAGCTACTAATGTAAATGCAACCTATTATGCTTTGGATAGTGTGAGAACTCCAACGGTTTGGATTGTTGGTGGTGTGGATAAGGGTAATGATTACAAATCATTGATGCCTTTGGTGCGTGAAAAAGTAAAAGCAATTATCTGTCTTGGAAAAGATAACACAAAAATAATTGAGGCTTTTGGTAATGTGGTAGATCTAATTGTAGAGGCTTATGACATGTCAGAAACCGTGAAAATTGCCTATAAAATGGCAGAAAGAGGAGATACTGTTTTGTTATCTCCTGCATGTGCAAGTTTTGATCTTTTTGATAATTACGAAGATCGCGGAAATCAGTTTAAAGCAGCAGTACAAAACTTATAATAAAAGATGGAATTTTTCAACAAAATAGGTGGAGATAAAGCAATTTGGGCTATAGTAGCCCTACTTGCCTTATTTTCTTTTTTACCAGTTTACAGCGCAAGCAGTAATCTGGTATACGTTGTTGGAAATGGTACAGGTACAACCTTAAGTTTTTTGTTTAAACATGGTCTTTTATTAGCATTAGGTTTCGGAATTATCTACGGGGTACATAAGATTCCGACACACTTTTTTAAAGGACTGTCATTGATAGCGATGCCTATTGTTTTATTGTTGTTGGTATATACCTTGGCGCAAGGAACTACAATTGGAGGGGCCAATGCAAGTAGGTGGATTCGCTTGCCTTTGGTTGGTTTTACGTTTCAGACCTCAAACCTAGCAGCCGTAGTTTTAATGGCATATGTGGCGCGTTATTTAACAAAAATAAAAGATAACGCAATTACTTTTAAAGAAAGTATTTTGCCCTTGTGGATACCTGTATTCTTGGTGTTAATTTTGATATTACCGGCTAACTTTTCAACCGCAGCAATTATCTTTTTTATGGTAATGGTGTTGTGTTTTTTAGGCGGCTATCCTATTAAGTATTTATTGGGGATTATAGGGAGTGGTATTTTAGTGTTGACCCTTTTTATTTTGGTCGCTAAAGCAGCTCCAGATTTATTTCCTAATCGTGTAAACACATGGCAGAATAGAATTGAGAATTTTGCGACTGAAGGAGATAGTGATGCAGATTACCAGATAGAGAAAGCAAAAATAGCAATCGCTACAGGTGGTATTATTGGTAAAGGTGCAGGTAAGAGTATACAAAAGAATTTTTTACCACAAAGTTCTTCAGATTTTATTTTTGCGATTATCGTAGAAGAATATGGTCTTGTTGGCGGATTGGTTTTAGTTTTCTTTTACCTCTTATTGTTATTTAGAATTGTAGTAGTAGCAAATGGGAATACAACCATTTTCGGGAAATTATTAGTAGTAGGTGTTGGTTTACCTATAGTTTTTCAGGCGTTTATTAATATGGCTGTTGCGGTAGAATTATTCCCTGTAACGGGGCAGACCTTGCCATTAATTAGTAGTGGAGGAACTTCTACTTGGATGACTTGTTTGGCAATTGGTATTATTTTAAGTGCCAGTAATAAGGAAACCAGTGAAGAGCCTAGTGGTGCAGAAATAGATGATACGAACCCTTTAGAAGTGTTGAGTGGGCAATTATAAATTTATACTATCAGGAGGAGGCACAGGCGGACATATTTATCCGGCAGTCGCAATCGCAAATGAATTGAAGCGCAGGCACCCTAGTGCTGAGTTTTTGTTTGTGGGTGCAAAAGATAGAATGGAAATGGAAAAAGTACCTAATGCAGGGTACAAAATAGAAGGATTGTGGATTTCTGGGTTGCAACGAAAATTGACCCTTAAAAATTTAATGTTTC
This genomic stretch from Cellulophaga algicola DSM 14237 harbors:
- a CDS encoding UDP-N-acetylmuramoyl-L-alanyl-D-glutamate--2,6-diaminopimelate ligase yields the protein MRALKDILFGVSITAVSGSTSVMVNSICFDSRIVTMGDVFVAIKGTITDGHEYIEKAIALGAKTIICETMPVTIVDDVTYVEVDNGNKALAIMASNFYDNPSKNLKLVGVTGTNGKTTISSLLYQLFKKAGFKVGLISTIKIMVDDTEYKTSHTTPDALTINHHLKLMNDVGVEFCFMEVSSHGIHQKRTEGLAFEGAIFTNLSHDHLDYHKTFAEYRDTKKLLFDNLPKKAFVLTNVDDKNGLVMLQNTKARKYTYALKTYADYKAQILENQFNGQLLKIDGSEVWSKLIGDFNAYNMLAIYGTAQLLGLEKLEILRLLSELENVDGRFQYFISKERITAIVDYAHTPDALKNVLDTINKLRTGNENVITVVGCGGDRDRSKRPVMGHIASEMSTTTIFTSDNPRTENPDEILKEIEAGVEVQNVRKTLTIESREQAIKTACQLANSNDIILIAGKGHETYQEINGVRAHFDDYEMVQNLLKALNK
- the mraY gene encoding phospho-N-acetylmuramoyl-pentapeptide-transferase, with product MLYYLFEFLENNYQIPGAGLFQFITFRAALAVLTSLLIATVYGKKIILFLQKKQIGETVRDLGLDGQKQKAGTPTMGGLIIILATLIPVLLFAKLDNIYVILLIVTTIWMGIIGFIDDYIKIFKKDKEGLQGKFKILGQVVLGLIVGTTLYFHPEVTMKERSQSVITTEYTLEKVAGAEVKSVRTTVPFFKNNELDYTSFIGWMGDGAKEYAWLIFIPVVIIIVTAVSNGANLTDGIDGLAAGSSAIIVLTLGIFTWISGNIIFSNYLDIMFIPRAGELVVFVAAFVGALVGFLWYNAFPAQVFMGDTGSLTIGGVIAVIAIIIRKELLIPVLCGIFFAESISVMLQVGYFKYTKKKYGEGKRVFLMAPLHHHYQKKGYHESKIVTRFWIVGILLAVITVVTLKVR
- the murD gene encoding UDP-N-acetylmuramoyl-L-alanine--D-glutamate ligase; translation: MQRLVILGGGESGVGTAILAKKKGYEVFVSDKGIIKDKYRKVLEHFEIEWEDQQHTEEKILNADVVMKSPGIPDKIALIQKLKEKKIPVISEIEFASKYTDAKIIGITGSNGKTTTTMLVNHILKSEGLHVGMAGNIGDSYAKMVAENDFEYYVLEISSFQLDGIVDFKPHIAILTNISPDHLDRYDYKYENYIASKFRIAENQTEDDYFIYDADDKDLTDWLKKHPVKAKLMPYSIERTIEEGAFSTNKDITITTNNDTLKMKTDSLSLEGKHNLKNTMAASTASKLIGIRKETIRNSVANFQGAEHRLEKVLKIHHVEYINDSKATNVNATYYALDSVRTPTVWIVGGVDKGNDYKSLMPLVREKVKAIICLGKDNTKIIEAFGNVVDLIVEAYDMSETVKIAYKMAERGDTVLLSPACASFDLFDNYEDRGNQFKAAVQNL
- a CDS encoding FtsW/RodA/SpoVE family cell cycle protein, with the translated sequence MEFFNKIGGDKAIWAIVALLALFSFLPVYSASSNLVYVVGNGTGTTLSFLFKHGLLLALGFGIIYGVHKIPTHFFKGLSLIAMPIVLLLLVYTLAQGTTIGGANASRWIRLPLVGFTFQTSNLAAVVLMAYVARYLTKIKDNAITFKESILPLWIPVFLVLILILPANFSTAAIIFFMVMVLCFLGGYPIKYLLGIIGSGILVLTLFILVAKAAPDLFPNRVNTWQNRIENFATEGDSDADYQIEKAKIAIATGGIIGKGAGKSIQKNFLPQSSSDFIFAIIVEEYGLVGGLVLVFFYLLLLFRIVVVANGNTTIFGKLLVVGVGLPIVFQAFINMAVAVELFPVTGQTLPLISSGGTSTWMTCLAIGIILSASNKETSEEPSGAEIDDTNPLEVLSGQL